The region ACCCAGGTCATCCCGGACTAGTAATTCGATCTTATGTCCGGCTACCCCACCGGCTTCATTAATGGTCTCTATGGCTAATTGGACGCCATTTCGTTCCTGCACACCTAATTCAGCCTGTCTGCCGGTCAGTTGGGCGGAAAACCCTATGAGGATAGGTTTCTTTTTAATACAGCCTTCTAATTGGAAACTGAGTGATCCGATCAACAAAATGACCCCAACGATGCCTGACCATGAATGACGGTAATTTCTGATCATATCTTTTTACCCCCTTCACATTATTACCTTAGATCGGCTGGCAGCCATGACCCCTATCTCCAATCAGGGCGAGTCCCGCCATCGTCGGGATTCGCTATTACGGCTTCTATAGTAACGTCTCCCGGGGCCTTCGTCAAAAGGAAAATAAGGATACCCTTATTCCCTGGGTCCTGAGACATAAGGGGACGCTGTTAGCTTATAAACTTGAGAGAAAAGAAAAACCTTTCGAATCGGCGGTGGCTTGACCTCGAATAACCGATTTGCTCACAGATTGTCAGGGGTTGAGGGGGGGACCATCCGAGGGTATTGAAATTTCGAAGATTCACATATAGAATGAGGGGTAAATAAGCTCTTAAAGTACCATTTTTAATCCTGAAAAGGAGGTTCTAAGCAGGACCCCACAAGTACCCCGGAAGCTACCGGACAAATCACAGGGCAAGTTGCAGGGCAAGTTTCCGCCGAAGTCTTGAAGATGCTGAAAATCATGTTGGGAGAGATGACACGCGTGGAGATCCAGGCGGCGCTGGGATTAAAGGGACGTGCGAATTTCGAAGAGCGCTACCTCAAACCAGCCATAGAGATGGGCCTGGTCGACATGACCCGCCCGGACAAACCCCGCAGTTCGAAACAACGGCATGGCTTTTTCCCGCAACCATCCGCAACCCAGGCGCAACCAGCTCAAAAACAAAAACGGGCAAGCCGATAAAGGCTTGCCCGTTTATTAATTTATGGTGCCGAAGGCGGGACTTGAACCCGCACGGGCGTAACCCGCCACCCCCTCAAGATGGTGTGTCTACCAGATTCCACCACTTCGGCATAAAAAAAAATCCCTATTTATTGATCGGGGCCGGATTCGCCGGAGGCATGGCTGGTGGCGTAGCCGCCGGGGTCTTGGCCGGGGCTGTTTGCTGCGGCGTCGCCCCACCGGGGGTACTGACCACCGAAGAACTGGACCCTGGACCATGCAGAAAAGCCAGAAGCAATGAGGTGAGCATGAAAACCACGGCGACAATAGTCGTCAGCTTGGTGAGAAAGGTGGAGGCCCCGCTGCTGCCGAAAATAGTCTGACTCGACCCCCCAAAGGCCGCTCCCATACTGGCCCCTTTTCCGGTTTGTAAAAGAACAATCATGATCAGGGCCAGACAAACGAGTATATGAATAAATATTAACAGGGTTCCCATAACGATTTATTGATTAACCTCCTTGATAAGAGCCAGAAATTTTTCCGCTTTTAAACTGGCTCCTCCGACCAGTGCCCCGTCGATATCGGGCTCGGCGAAGAGCTCCCGGATATTTTCAGGGGTTACACTCCCACCATACACAATCCTCTTTCCCTTTGCAACTGTTTTATTAAAACTGCTTTCCAGTAATTCCCTAATGAAGGCATGGACTTCCTGGGCCAGGGCCGGAGTGGCCGATCTTCCGGTGCCAATGGCCCAAACCGGCTCGTAAGCAATCACCCCCTGAGCCAGGTCTTCCGGGGAAAGTTCCTGAACCGCGGTAAGGAGCTGACGGGTAATAACCTGCTTAATCCGGCCCCCTTCCCGTTCCTCCAGGGTCTCTCCTATACAGAGGACCGGTTTTAATCCGGCTTTCAAACAGGCCTGAAGCTTTTGAGCCACCTGGGAGTCGGTTTCTCCGAACCATTGCCGGCGTTCGGAATGGCCGATAAGGCAATAGGAACACCCCACATCCCGGAGCATCCGGGGAGAAATCTCCCCGGTATAGGCCCCTTCATCGGCCCAATGGACGTTCTGG is a window of Deltaproteobacteria bacterium DNA encoding:
- the secG gene encoding preprotein translocase subunit SecG, which codes for MGTLLIFIHILVCLALIMIVLLQTGKGASMGAAFGGSSQTIFGSSGASTFLTKLTTIVAVVFMLTSLLLAFLHGPGSSSSVVSTPGGATPQQTAPAKTPAATPPAMPPANPAPINK
- a CDS encoding triose-phosphate isomerase; amino-acid sequence: MDRRPWIGGNWKMFKTIPEALEFLQALKAGLPIPLRTEVVIAPPFTALEASERATRDSSVQLAAQNVHWADEGAYTGEISPRMLRDVGCSYCLIGHSERRQWFGETDSQVAQKLQACLKAGLKPVLCIGETLEEREGGRIKQVITRQLLTAVQELSPEDLAQGVIAYEPVWAIGTGRSATPALAQEVHAFIRELLESSFNKTVAKGKRIVYGGSVTPENIRELFAEPDIDGALVGGASLKAEKFLALIKEVNQ